One window of Pelobates fuscus isolate aPelFus1 chromosome 9, aPelFus1.pri, whole genome shotgun sequence genomic DNA carries:
- the LOC134573651 gene encoding alpha-methylacyl-CoA racemase-like, whose translation VTTARVRVLELAGLAPAPFCGMILSDFGAQVIRVDKINSSHVPMDTMGRGKRSIALNLKSLNGVDILKSLCKKSDVLLEPFRHGVMESLGLGPEVLLSENPKLIYARLTGFGQSGKYARSAGHDINYVSLSGLLSKLGKKHENPVSPLNLLADFAGGGVICALRITMALLERIQSGQGQVIDSSMVEGSFVWKSQKLGLWSRSRGENLLDGGAPFYCTYKTSDGKYMAVGALEPQFYKELLKGVGPGSQDGRTHFTQAPTKMSKIKRIPCDLPELAAHRGQGPTQQTGSNKLTPVRHLCAVENSLLATRWPTIELKEIKQFQNDPNFTFLESRLKQNLD comes from the coding sequence gtcacaacagctagAGTTAGAGTTTTAGAATTAGCTGGCTTGGCACCTGCTCCATTCTGTGGAATGATATTATCAGATTTTGGTGCCCAAGTGATTCGAGTGGATAAAATCAATTCTTCTCACGTCCCAATGGATACTATGGGTAGAGGCAAGAGGTCGATAGCATTAAACCTAAAAAGCTTGAATGGAGTTGATATTCTGAAGAGTCTATGCAAGAAGTCTGATGTCCTTCTTGAACCATTCCGTCATGGAGTGATGGAAAGTTTAGGGCTTGGTCCTGAGGTCCTACTTAGTGAAAATCCAAAACTAATTTATGCAAGACTAACTGGATTTGGCCAATCTGGAAAATATGCAAGATCTGCGGGCCATGACATCAATTATGTCTCTCTGTCAGGTTTGCTATCGAAGCTTGGAAAGAAACATGAGAACCCCGTGTCACCCCTAAATCTACTTGCTGACTTTGCTGGTGGGGGTGTTATTTGTGCATTAAGAATTACAATGGCTTTGTTAGAACGGATACAATCAGGACAAGGGCAGGTGATTGATTCAAGTATGGTTGAAGGTTCTTTTGTATGGAAATCTCAAAAACTGGGTCTGTGGAGTAGATCAAGGGGAGAGAATCTACTCGATGGTGGAGCTCCTTTTTATTGCACATACAAAACCTCGGATGGAAAGTATATGGCAGTAGGTGCTCTTGAACCACAATTCTACAAGGAACTGTTGAAGGGGGtggggcctggcagccaagatggccggacgcacttCACACAAGCTCCCACAAAGATGAGCAAAATTAAGCGAATACCGTGCGACCTACCAGAGCTGGCGGCACACAGGGGTCAGGGACCGACTCAGCAGACCGGGAGCAACAAATTGACACCGGTCCGGCACCTGTGCGCGGTGGAAAACTCATTGCTGGCCACACGGTGGCCTACAATAGAGTTAAAGGAAATTAAACAATTCCAAAATGATCCGAATTTCACTTTTCTCGAATCCAGATTGAAACAAAATCTGGATTAA